CGATGCGGGCATCGACGCGCTGAAGGCCCGGCTGGGTGCTGGCGAAAAGCTGACCTACGACGTGGCGCGCAACGCGACCGAGGGCATGGCCGAGATCTTCTTCACCCTCGCCGGTGCGCTGAGCGGCGAGGGCGACGACGGCTCGACCCTGCTTTATGCCCGCACGACGATCCACCTGCGGCCCGACCATACCGAGGCGCTGCTGCTCACGGCGCAGATCCTTGACAACGAGGGGCAGCACCAGCTGGCCTCCGAGACCTACGCCCGCATCCCGACCTCGGACCCGATGTTCTTCGTGGCCGAGATCGGGCGCGCCGATGCGCTGCGCGCCGACGGCAAGACCGAGGCCTCGCTGGAGGTGCTGCAGGGCCTTGCGCGCAGCCGGGCCGACCTGATGCAGGTTCATCTGGCGCTGGGCGACGCGCTGCGCCGGGAAGAGCGCTATGCCGATGCCGTGGCCGCCTATGACGCGGCCATCGCCCGGGTCGAGGCGCCCGAGCGCCAGCACTGGCCGCTCTATTACAGCCGCGGCATCTGCCACGAGCGCCTGTCGCACTGGGCCGAGGCCGAGGCCGACTTCCGCAAGGCGCTGGCGCTGAACCCGGACGAGCCGCAGGTCCTGAACTACCTCGGCTATTCCTTCGTCGACCGGGGGCAGAACCTCGAGGAGGCGCTGTCGATGATCGAGCGTGCCGTCGCCGCCCGGCCCGAAAGCGGCTATATCATCGACAGCCTCGCCTGGGCCTACTTCCGCCTCGGCCGCTATCAGGATGCGGTGGAGCCGATGGAGAAGGCCTCGCTGCTCGAACCTGTCGATCCGATCGTCACCGACCATCTGGGCGATGTCTATTGGGCCGTAGGGCGCAAGCTCGAGGCCCGCTTCCAGTGGCGCCGCGCGCTGTCCTTCGACCCCGAGGAAAAGGAGGCCGAGCGCATCCGCCGCAAGCTTGCGGTCGGACTCGATGCGCTTCTGGCCGAGGAAGGCGCAAAACCGTTATCTGTTGCCGAAAGTGCGAATGACTGAAGCCTTTGCCCAAGCCAAGATCAACCTGACCCTGCATGTCACCGGCCAGCGGCCGGACGGCTATCATCTGCTCGATTCGCTCGTCGTCTTTGCCGAGGTGGGCGATACCGTCCGCGCCGAGGCCGCCGAGGAGTTGACGCTCGAGATCACCGGGCCGCAGGCTGGCAACCTGCCGGTGTCTGACGACAACCTCGTGCTGCGGGCCGCGCGTGCCATGGGCGGGCAGGGGGCGCGGCTCACGCTGGAAAAGCGCCTGCCGGTGGCCTCGGGCATCGGTGGCGGTTCGGCCGATGCCGCGGCGACGCTGAAGGCGCTGGCCGAATTGTGGGACGCGCCGCTGCCCGAGCCTGCGGCGGTGCTGAAGCTGGGCGCGGACGTTCCCGTCTGCCTCGAGGGCCGCGCGGTGCGGATGTCGGGCGTGGGCGAAGTGCTGAGCCCGCTCGATCACCCGCTTCCGCAGGCCTGGCTGGTGCTGGCCAACCCCGGCGTCTCTGTGCCCACGCCCCCGGTGTTCAAGGCGCTGGCCCGCCGGGACAACCCGCCGATGCCAAAGGTGCTGCCCGCCTGTGGCTCGGCCGAGGAACTGGCCACCTTCCTTGATGCGATGCGGAACGATCTGGAGGCGCCGGCCGTTAGCCTCGCGCCCGAGATCGCCGAGACGAAGGCGGAACTGTCGTCGCTGCCGGGCTGCCTGCTGGCCCGGATGTCGGGCTCGGGCGCGACCTGCTTCGGACTATTCGCGGATGAGGGCGGGGCGCGTGCGGGCGCCGAGAAGCTTCGGAGCCGCCGCCCCACATGGTGGGTGGAGCCTGCCCGGATGATCGGCTGAGGCAGGCCGGCCGCCGGAGGTGATCCGGCGGCGCGCTCTCAGGCGATGCGTTCGACGACGAAATCCGCCAGATCGTGCAGCATGTCGCGCAGCGGATGCGCCGGCAGCTTCGTCAGCGAGTCCCGCGCCACCGCGACCCAGTGCAGCGCGTCCTGACGCGCGGCTTCCATCGAGCCGTGACGGGTCATGATCGCATGCGCCTCGGCGAAGTCGCCCTCGCGCTGGTCACCCTTCTCGATCACGCGCTGCCAGAAGGCGCGCTCGGCCTCGTCAGCCTTGGCCACGGCCTTGATGACCGGCAGGGTCAGCTTGCGCTCGCGGAAGTCGTCGCCGGTGTTCTTGCCGATCTGGGCATCCACGCCGCCGTAGTCGAGCAGGTCGTCCACGATCTGGAAGGCGATCCCCAGCGCGTCGCCATAGGCGTGCAGGGCGTCCACCTGCTCGTCCGACACGCCCGCCACCACGCCGCCGACCTCGGTTGCCGCCGCGAACAGCGCCGCCGTCTTGCCGCGGACCACCTGCAGGTAGATGTCCTCGGTCGTGCGCAGGTCCTGCGCCGCGGTCAGCTGCAGCACCTCGCCTTCCGAGATCGTGGCCGAAGCGTTGGCGAGGATGTCCATCACGCGCAGCGACCCGGTCTCGACCATCAGCTGGAAGCTGCGGGCAAAGAGGTAGTCGCCGACCAGAACCGAGGACTTGTTGTCCCACAGGAGGTTGGCGGTCGGCTTGCCGCGGCGGCGGTGGCTTTCGTCCACCACGTCGTCATGCAACAGCGTCGCCGTGTGGATGAACTCGACCGTGGCCGCCAGATGGATGTGATAGGGGCCGTCATAGCCACACATCCGCGCGGCGGCCAGCGTCAGCAGCGGGCGGAGCCGCTTGCCGCCGGCTTCGACCAGATGGGCCGTCACCTCGGGGATGCGGGGCGCGTGTTTCGAGGCCATCCGCTCGCGGATCAGCGCGTTGACGGCTGCCATGTCCCCGGCGAGCCAAGTGGCGAGCCGTTCGTGCGGCTTTTGCGAAACCTCGTCCAATCCCATCCCGATCCTGCAACCTGCTCGACAAACCGACGCGTTGCCGACAATGTCCCCGACATGAAGGAACTGTTACGCACGACCGATCCGACGATCATCGCCTTCGCCACCGCGCTCCTTCAGGGCGAGGATATAGACGCCTTTCCGGTGGACGTCCACATGAGCGTCCTCGAAGGCTCGATCGGCATATTGCCGCGGCGGCTGTTTGTCTCTCTCGATGATTGGGACCGCGCCTGCCGCGTGATGGCCGACAACGGCATCGAGACCACTCCCTGATGTTCGCGCCTGACGAGCTGACCGACGACGGCTTCCTGGGCGGCCGGCTTCGGGTGCTGCAACCCCGGCGCGGCTACCGGGCCGCGACCGATCCGGTGCTGCTGGCGGCGGCCGTCCCGGCTGAGCCGGGGCAGAGCGTGCTCGAGCTTGGCTGCGGGGTGGGGGTGGCGAGCCTCTGCCTCGCCGCGCGGGTGCCGGAGCTGCGGCTGGCGGGGCTGGAGCTTCAGCCGGCCTATGCCGCGCTCGCGCGCGAGAACGCGGCGCGGAACGGGGTGGCGCTCGAGGTGGTCGAGGGTGACCTGGCCCGGATGCCCGCACCGCTGCGGGCGAGCTTCGACCATGTCATCGCCAACCCGCCCTATTACCCGGCGGGCGGCGGGACCGGGGCCGCCGACCCCGGCCGCGAGCGCGCGATGCGCGAGGCGACGCCGCTCGGGCTGTGGATCGGGGCCGGCATCCGGCGCCTTGCGCCCCGCGGCATTTTGTCGCTGATCTTCGGGGCGGATCGCCTGCCGGATGCGCTGGCCGCTCTTGATGCGCGCATGGGTTCGACGGTGGTGCTGCCACTTCAGGCGCGTGCCGGGCGCGAGGCCAAGAGAGTGATCCTCCAGTCCCGCAAGGGCGGCAAGGGCACGTTCCGCCTGCTGCCCCCCTTCGTGCTGCACGAGGGCGACCGCCACGACGGCGACCGCGAAAGCTTCACGCCTCCGGCCGCGCAGATCCTTCGCGGCGGCGGCGTTTTCCCGTTCAGGTTGATCTAGCCCTGCGCGAAGCTCCGCCAAAGGGCCCGAGTTTGCGTGACACGACTCGTCCTTTGTGATGAACTCGTGACACTCGGATCATGCACAGGAGGACGAGAATGACTGTCGCTTCGCATCTGCAGGAACTGCGCCGCAAGCACGAGACCCTCTCGGAAAGCGTGGAGAAAGCTCAGCGAAACCCTGCCGTCGACGCCCTGAAGATCTCCGAGATGAAGAAACAGAAGTTGAGGCTCAAGGAAGAAATCAACCGCCTCTCCCAGGCCTGACGCGTGCCCGGCGCTGGCGGACCGCCAGCGCCCCCTGCCGGAGCGGCGCCGGCTTTTTCTGCCGCAGGTTGAATCCCCCGCACAGCAGCCGGTTTGCGCGCGCGGAATGTCCTCCGCGCGCGCCGGGTCGTGTCAGACGAAATACTGGCCGCCGTTGGCGGTGATGGTGGAGCCGGTGATGAAGCCCGCATCGTCCGAGGCCAGGAACACCACGCAGCGCGCGATCTCTTCCGGCTCGCCCAGGCGGCCCACCGGGATCTGCGGGATGATGCGCTCGTTCAGCACCTTCTCGTCGATCGCGCGGACCATCTCGGTGCCGATGTAGCCCGGGCAGATCGCGTTCACGGTGATGCCGGCGCGTGCGCCTTCCTGCGCCAGCGCCTTGGTGAAGCCCAGATCGCCCGCCTTCGCCGCGGAATAGTTCGCCTGGCCGGCCTGGCCCTTCTGGCCGTTGATCGACGAGATGTTGATGATGCGGCCGAACTTGCGGTCGCGCATCCCCGACCAGAGCGGATGGGTCATGTTGAACAGGCCCGAGAGGTTGGTGTCCATCACCTCTTTCCACTGCGCGACGGTCATCTTGTGGAACATCGCGTCGCGGGTGATGCCGGCGTTGTTGACCAGCACGGCGACCGGGCCAAGTTCGGCCTCGACCTGCGCAATGCCGGCGGCGCAGGCGTCGTAGTCGGCCACCGACCACTTGTAGGTCTTGATGCCGGTCTCGGCGGTGAACTTCTGCGCGGCCTCGTCATTGCCGGCATAGTTCGCGGCGACGGTATAGCCCGCGTTCTTCAGCGCGATCGAGATGGCGGCGCCGATGCCGCGCGAACCGCCGGTGACCAAAGCAACTTTCGACATGATTCCTCCTCAGCAAGACTGCTTGTGAAAGACTGTTATCCAAACGAAATAGGGGGCGCAATAAAATTGCGCCCCCGTTTTCTGCAACTGCGAAAGGATCAGGGACGCTCAAGGCACATGGCGACGCCCATGCCGCCGCCGATGCAGAGCGTGGCGAGGCCGCGCCTCGCGTCGCGCCGCTTCATCTCGAACAGCAGCGTGTTCAGGATGCGCGCGCCCGACGCGCCGATCGGGTGGCCGATGGCGATGGCGCCGCCGTTCACGTTCACGATCGAGGGATCCCAGCCCATGTCCTTGTTCACCGCGCAGGCCTGCGCCGCGAAGGCTTCGTTGGCTTCCACCAGATCGAGGTCGCCGACCTTCCAGCCCGCCTTTTCCAGCGCCTTGCGGCTGGCGTGGATCGGACCGACGCCCATGATCGACGGATCAAGACCGGCCGTGGCATAGGAGGCGATGCGGGCGAGGGGGGTGAGCCCGCGCTTCTCGGCCTCTTCCGCGCTCATCACCAGCACCATCGCGGCGCCGTCGTTGATGCCAGAGGCATTGGCGGCAGTCACCGTGCCGTCCTTGGTGAAGGCCGGGCGCAGCTTCGCCATCGCGTCCAGCGTCGCGCCGTGGCGGATGTACTCGTCGGCGTCCACCGTCACGTCGCCCTTCCGGGTCTTGATCACGAAGGGCACGATCTCGTCGGCGAACTTGCCGGCCTTCTGCGCCGCCTCGGCCTTGTTCTGGCTGGCGACGGCAAATTCGTCCTGCATGTCGCGGCTGATCTGCCACTGCGCGGCGACGTTCTCGGCGGTCTGGCCCATGTGATAGCCGTTGAAGGCGTCCCACAGCCCGTCCTTGATCATCGAGTCGATGAAGCTCAGGTCGCCCATCTTCTGGCCGGCGCGCAGATGCGCGACATGGGGGGCGAGGCTCATGTTCTCCTGCCCGCCCGCGATGACGATCGAGGCATCGCCCAGCTGGACGTGCTGCGCCGCCAGCGCCACCGAGCGAAGGCCCGAGCCGCAGACCTGGTTGATGCTCCAGGCGGCGCTTTCCTTCGGCAGCCCGGCGCGGATATGCGCCTGACGGGCCGGGTTCTGGCCCTGGCCGGCGGTCAGCACCTGGCCGAGGATCGTCTCGCTGACCTCGGCCTTGTCGATCCCCGCGCGGGCGATCACGGCCTCGATGACGGCGGCGCCGAGTTCGTGCGCGGGCGTGTTCGCGAAGGCGCCATTGAAGCTCCCGACGGCCGTGCGCGCCGCCGAGACGATTACCACGTTGGTCATGTCCGTTCCTCTCCCTGAACCCGATGCCGGCAGAGGGGCTTCTCCGCCGCTTCGCAGAAATTGGGTAAGCACCGAGGGGGCCGAGCGCAAGATCTTTGCGCCCGAACCGGCGAGAAGGGGGTCAGGCGGTCATGCGCTGGTTGACCGGCTCCCACGCGGGCTGGGTGTGCGGAGCGCCGAACAGATAGCCCTGCAGGCAGTCCACGCCGGCCCGGCGCAGCCATTCGGCCTCTTCCGTCGTCTCGACCGATTCCGCGACCGTGAACATGTCGAAGTGCCGCGCGACCGAGAGCATGGCCTGGGTCAGAACCTGGTTGTCCGCATCGGCGTGGATGTTGCGGATGAACTGGCCGTCGATCTTGATGATGTCGAAGAAGAAATCCTTGAGGTAGCGGAAGGCGGTGAAGCCGGCGCCGAAATCGTCAAGCGCGAAAGAGATCCCCTCGCGCTGCAGCTCGTCCATGAAGGCGATCACCAGTTCCGGCACCTGCATGGCCGAGCTTTCCGTGATCTCGAGGATCAGCCGCTCGCCCAGCGTCGGGTTCGATCGCAGCCCCGCCTTCAGCGTCGACATCCAGCGCGTGTAGCCGATCGAGCGGGCGGACATGTTGATCGACAGCCGCAGGCCCGGATTGCGCGCCAGCGCCGAAAGACCCATGCCGAGCGCGGCGCAATCGATCAGGCGGCCGAGTTCCTGCGTCTCGATCGCTGCCATGAAGTCCCGCGCCGGGATGTTGCGACCGGTTTCGTCCAGCACGCGGATCAGCCCCTCGTGGAACACGCTCCGCGTCACGTCCCGCGCGAGCACCACCGGCTGCCAGGCCAGCGCCAGCCGCTCCGCCCGCAGCGCCTGTTCCACCATGCGCAGGGTCTGCCTGTCGATCTCATCCATGGCGAAGTCGAGGGGCGTGCCGACTGGCGGTGCCTCCGGCCTGCGTTGCTGAGCCATTTCTTCCGCCTTCACTGCCCGAATCCGATGACAGACTGCCGCCACAACCGTAAAGGAAAAGTTCAGATTGGCATTGATATCCTTCGGATATGATCCCCATGCGTTGCCCCTGGTGCGGGACCGACCCGCTCTACATGGACTATCACGACCGCGAATGGGGCGTTCCCGAGCGCGATGCCCGCGCGCTTTGGGAGAAGCTGGTTCTCGACGGGTTTCAGGCGGGCCTCGCCTGGATCACCATCCTGAGAAAGCGCGACGCCTTCCGCGCGGCCTTCGCGGGGTTCGAGCCGGCCACCATCGCCGCCTGGGGTGAACCCGAGGTGGCGCGCCTGCTGTCTGACGCCGGCATCGTCCGGCACCGTGGCAAGATCGAGGCGACCATCGGCAACGCCCGCGCCTTCCTTGCCATCGAGGAGCGCGAGGGGTTTGCGGACTTCCTGTGGAAGCATGTCGAGGGGAGCCCGGTGCAGAACCGCTTTGCCAGCATGGCCGAGGTCCCGACCGAGACGGCCGCGGCACGCGCCATGTCGAAGGACCTGAAGGCGCAGGGCTTCCGCTTCTGCGGGCCGACCATCGTCTATGCCTTCATGCAGGCGACCGGCATGGTGAACGACCACCTCGTGACCTGCCCCGCCCATGCCCGCTGCGCGGCGCTGGGCCAGCCCGGGACGTCCTGAAACGTGCCGTTGCCGGATTGAACTGAAGGGGGCGGCGGCCGGGATGGCCTAGGGGCGCGGCGCCGCGGCGCGCCGCAGCCGGTCGTTGATCGCCCGGCCCAGCCCCTTTTCCGGAATCGGCGCCACGGCAATGGGGCGGCCCAGCCTGTCCGCCTCGCGCAGCAGGTGGAAGAGGTTCGCCGCCGCCTCGACCAGATCGCCCGAAGGCGAGAGGTTCAGCGTGCCGCCCGAGTGACCGAAGCCCAGATAGGTCTCGCCTTCCGCCGGGCTGGTCACGCCCAGCCGCAGCGCCACCGCGGGCGCGTAATGCGACGCGAGTTGGCCGGGCGCAGTGGGACGCTCGGCGCTGCCGCCGCTGGCGAGGCGCTGGCCAAGGCACTCCTCGAGCGCCTCGAGGGGCAGGCCGCCGGGGCGCAGCAGGCGCGGCGGCCCGTCGAGGCCGAGGATGGTCGATTCCACGCCGACCTCGCAGGCTCCGCCGTCCAGCACCGCCTCGATCCGGCCTGCGAGACCCTCGATCACATGGGCGGCGCGGGTCGGGCTGACCCGGCCGGAGGGGTTGGCGGAAGGCGCGGCGAGCGGGCCGCCGAAGGCGCGCAGAAGTTCGCGCGCCAGCGGATGGGCAGGAACCCGGATCGCGACCGAAGGGAGGCCGGCCGTCACCAGCGGCGACAGCGGCGCCTCGCCCAGCGGCAGGACCAGCGTGAGCGGCCCGGGCCAGAAAGCCCCCGCCAGCCGCTCGGCCGCGTCGTCGAAGCGCGCGTAGCGGCGGGCGGTCTCAAGGTCCGGCAGATGCACGATCAGCGGGTTGAAGCGCGGGCGCCCCTTGGCCTCGAAGATCCGCGCCACCGCAAGGTCCGAGCGCGCGTCGCCGCCGAGGCCATAGACCGTCTCGGTCGGGAAGGCCACCAGCCCGCCGTCGCCCAGGATGCGGGCGGCGTCGGCGATGCCTTCGGGCGTCGCGGGCAGCAGGCGGGTCTCGGTCATCGGCGTGACGCAGCGTTGAGCTTGAGGACAGGGGCGCGTAAGGTAGGCTTCCGGTGACTTATCCGCGTCCCGGCCCTTTGCCAAGGCGCGCCTTCCCGGAGGACCCCATGCCCTATCGCGCCCCGCTGGCCGACTTCCGCTTCCTTCTGCGCCATGTGGTCGGGCTGGATCAGGTCGCCGCCACCGACCGTTTCGCCGAAGCCACCCCAGAGATTGTCGAGGCCGTGCTGTCCGAAGCCGGCAAGCTGTGCGAGGAGGTGCTCGCGCCGCTGCAACGGCCGGGCGATCTGCACCCGGCGCGGCTGGAGAACGGCGTCGTCCGCACGTCGCCGGGCTTTGCCGAGGGCTATCGCGCCATTGCCGAGGGCGGCTGGGTGGGGATTTCGGCCGATCCCGCCCATGGCGGCATGGGCCTGCCGCTGACCGTGACGACGGCGGTGAACGAGATGATGGCCGGCGCCTGCCTGTCGCTGCATCTGAACCCGCTGCTGACCCAGGGCCAGATCGAGGCGCTGGAGCATCATGCCTCGGACGAGATCAAGGCGCTTTACCTGCCCCGGCTGATCTCGGGCGAGTGGAACGGCACGATGAACCTGACGGAGCCGCAGGCCGGTTCGGATGTCGGCGCGGTCAGGACGCGGGCAGAGCCGCTGGGCGACGGCAGCCATGCCATCACCGGGCAGAAGATCTACATCACCTGGGCCGACAGCGATTTCCTTGCCAACACCTGCCATCTCGTGCTGGCGCGCCTGCCCGACGGCCCGCCCGGCACCCGGGGCATCAGCCTCTTCATGGTGCCGAAGTTCATCCCCGATGCCGATGGCAACCCGGGGCAGCGGAACAGCCTGAGCGTCGTGAGCCTCGAGGACAAGCTGGGCCTGCACGGCTCGCCCACGGCGGTCATGCAGTTCGATGCCGCCCGGGGCTGGCTGGTGGGCGCGCCGCACAAGGGAATGGCGGCGATGTTCACCATGATGAACAACGCCCGCCTCGGCGTGGGCGTGCAGGGCGTGGGCGTGGCCGAGGCCGCGACGCAGGCGGCCGTGGCCTATGCGCTGGAGCGCCGGCAGGGCGGATCGGGGACGATCATCGAGCATGCCGACGTGCGCCGGATGCTCGCCGTGATGAAGGCCGAGACCTTCTCGGCCCGCGCCATCGCGCTTGCCTGCGCGGTCGCGCTCGACATGGCGCGCGCGACGGGTTCGGCCGAGTGGCAGGCGCGGGCCGCGCTGCTGACGCCGATCGCCAAGGCCTACGGCACGGATGTCGGGATCGAGGTCGCCTCGATGGGCGTGCAGGTCCATGGCGGGACCGGCTTCATCGAGGGCACGGGTGCCGCGCAATACCTGCGCGACGTGCGGGTGACGGCGATCTACGAGGGCACCAACGGCATCCAGGCGATGGATCTGGTGGGCCGCAAGATGATGGACGGCGGCGAGGCCGCGTTCCGCCTGCTGCAGGAGATCGAGGATGCGGCCGAGACGGCGCGGCACAGCCTGCCGGACCTCGCCAACGACGTCTGGGCCGCGACCGAGGCGCTGCGCGAGGCGACCGAGGCGCTGGTCGCGCAGGAGATGCAGGACCGCTACGCCGGAGCCGTGCCCTATCTGCGCGCCTTCGCCCGGGTGCTGGGTGCCCACTTCCACCTGACGGCCGCCATCGCCGAGCGGGCGCGCGAGCCGCTGGCCCGCGTGGCGATCCGCCGGCTGCTGCCCGAGCACGCGGCGCTTCTGGCGCAGGTGCGCGAGGGGGCGGCCGGGCTCTATGCCCTTTCCGCCGAGGATCTCGCGGCGTGACGGCCCAGATCCGCACGCCGTTCGACCTGCCGCCCGAGGAGGGCTCGGCCATCCCTCTGGCCGAGGGCGTGCTGTGGCTGCGCCTGCCGCTGCCGATGCAGCTCGATCACGTCAATGTCTTCGCGCTGGATGACGGCGACGGCTGGACGCTGGTGGATACCGGCTTCGACAGCCGCCGCGGCCGCGCCATCTGGCAGCGGCTGATGGACGGGCCGCTGGGCGGCCGCCCGATCCGGCGGGTGATCGTCACACACTACCACCCGGACCACGTGGGCCTCGCCGGCTGGTTCCAGTCGATGGGGGCGGAACTGGTCTGCACGCGGACCTCGTGGCTCTATGCCCGGATGCTGACGCTGGACGTGCAGCCGGTGCCCACGGCCGAGACGCTGGCCTACTGGCGTCGGGCGGGCATGCCGGCCGAGATGCTGGCCCGCCGCGCGACCGAGCGGCCGTTCAACTTCGCCGATGTGGTGGCGCCCATGCCGCAGGGCTTCTCGCGCATCGTGGATGGCGACATCCTGACCGCCGGCGGGCGGCGCTGGGTCGTCCGGGTCGGTCACGGCCATGCCCCGGAACATGCAACGCTCTGGAGCCTCGACGACCGGCTGGTGCTGGGCGGCGACCAGCTTCTCCCCGGCATCTCGGCCAACATCGGCGTCTATGCCTCGGAGCCGGAGGCGGATCCGCTGGCCGACTGGCTCGCCTCGTGCCGGGCGTTCCGCGAGCATGCGCGCGACGACCTGCTGATCCTGCCGGGCCACAAGCTGCCCTTCACCGGACTGCCGCTCCGCCTGCGGCAGATGATCGAGAACCACGAGGGCGCGCTCGACCGGTTGCGCGAGCATCTGGCGGAACCGCGGACCGCGGCCGAGTGTTTCATCCCGCTCTTCGGACGCGAGATCGTGGGCGGCGCCTATGACATGGCACTGGTCGAGGCGGTGGCGCACATGAACCACCTCTGGCACCGCGGCGAGGTCATCCGGCGGCCGGACGCGGACGGCGCGTGGATCTGGCAGCGGGCGGACGCCTGACCTCTTGCGGGCCACGACCGCCCGCAGGCGTCGCGGCGACGGGGCAGGGCGGGCCGGGTCCTCGCGGCACCCGGTCGAGCAGGCGTGACAGCGGAAAGGAATTCGGATAGATGTCTGACACTCACAAGGGACCCGGACCGATGGCCGACCATTCGCACGCCGATCATGGGCATGTGCCCGGAACCATGGACATCACCCAGCAGGAGAAGACCTTCGTCGGCTTCATCCGCATGGTGACCTGGGGTGCGGTCATCATCTTCTGCGTCCTGATCTTCCTCGCCCTCGCCAACGCCTGATCCCCGCCGGGGCGACGTCTCCAGGACCTTCCATGCGAACCATCCTACCTTGCGTCGCCCTGCTGGCGCTTGCCGCCTGCGGCGGCGCCGAACCGAAATGGGCCCCGGAGGCCGAGGTCACCCGCGCGCATTTCGTCTCGGGCGAGCCCGCCTCGATCACGCTCTACACGGTGACGCGCGTCAAGGGCGGCGGGGGGGCGCATTCCGGCCTGCTCATCAACGGCTCGCAGGTGGTGATGTTCGACCCCGCCGGCACCTGGCACCATCCGCGGCTGCCCGAACGGAATGACGTCCACTTCGGCGTCACGCCGAAGGTCGTCGATTTCTACATCGACTACCACGCGCGCGAGACCTTCGACGTGCACGAGCAGACGGTGCAGGTCTCGGCCGAGATGGCGGAAACGGTGATGCGGCGCGCCATGGCCTATGGCGCGGTGCCCAAGGCGCAATGCGCGCGGTCGATCTCGAGCATCCTGAACGGCACGCCGGGCCTCGAGTCGATCGGCGTGACCTGGTTTCCGAACCGGCTGATGGCCGAGTTCGGCCAGTTGCCGGGCGTGGAGACCCGGACGATCCGGGACGACGATGCTGACGACAACCACGGCGTGCTGATCGTGCAGCAGGGCGATCCCCGCCTCGCCTACTGACGGGATCAGAGCGCCATCAGCCAGGGCGTGAGGTAGAGCACCGCCGCCCCTGCGAAGATCGCGGCAAAGACGTTGCGGGACAGCAGGCCGACCCCCACCGTCGCCACCGCCGCGGCAAGGCGCGCCGGGTCGGTCTCGCCCCCCGTCGCTGGCGGCCAGAGCACGAGCGGCGCCACCAGCCCCGGCAGCACCGCAACCGGCGTGTAGCGCAGGAGGCGCAGTGCCCAGACCGGCAAC
This portion of the Rhodobacter sp. CZR27 genome encodes:
- a CDS encoding polyprenyl synthetase family protein produces the protein MGLDEVSQKPHERLATWLAGDMAAVNALIRERMASKHAPRIPEVTAHLVEAGGKRLRPLLTLAAARMCGYDGPYHIHLAATVEFIHTATLLHDDVVDESHRRRGKPTANLLWDNKSSVLVGDYLFARSFQLMVETGSLRVMDILANASATISEGEVLQLTAAQDLRTTEDIYLQVVRGKTAALFAAATEVGGVVAGVSDEQVDALHAYGDALGIAFQIVDDLLDYGGVDAQIGKNTGDDFRERKLTLPVIKAVAKADEAERAFWQRVIEKGDQREGDFAEAHAIMTRHGSMEAARQDALHWVAVARDSLTKLPAHPLRDMLHDLADFVVERIA
- a CDS encoding EAL domain-containing protein, which gives rise to MAQQRRPEAPPVGTPLDFAMDEIDRQTLRMVEQALRAERLALAWQPVVLARDVTRSVFHEGLIRVLDETGRNIPARDFMAAIETQELGRLIDCAALGMGLSALARNPGLRLSINMSARSIGYTRWMSTLKAGLRSNPTLGERLILEITESSAMQVPELVIAFMDELQREGISFALDDFGAGFTAFRYLKDFFFDIIKIDGQFIRNIHADADNQVLTQAMLSVARHFDMFTVAESVETTEEAEWLRRAGVDCLQGYLFGAPHTQPAWEPVNQRMTA
- a CDS encoding 4-(cytidine 5'-diphospho)-2-C-methyl-D-erythritol kinase; protein product: MTEAFAQAKINLTLHVTGQRPDGYHLLDSLVVFAEVGDTVRAEAAEELTLEITGPQAGNLPVSDDNLVLRAARAMGGQGARLTLEKRLPVASGIGGGSADAAATLKALAELWDAPLPEPAAVLKLGADVPVCLEGRAVRMSGVGEVLSPLDHPLPQAWLVLANPGVSVPTPPVFKALARRDNPPMPKVLPACGSAEELATFLDAMRNDLEAPAVSLAPEIAETKAELSSLPGCLLARMSGSGATCFGLFADEGGARAGAEKLRSRRPTWWVEPARMIG
- a CDS encoding tetratricopeptide repeat protein, with the protein product MANFLTRPVLALALAGLLPAATLAQDGDAGAYLAARVAAASSDYRAASDWFTRALADDPANQALVEGALISAFSLGEIDKAVPLANRLVEAKAPSQPAALVLLADRAQRQDFEAILKGGPTGLGPLVDKLAMAWAALGAGRMSEALAAFDGIAQAGDGLEAFGLYHKALALAAAGDFEGADAILTGSDGRTLHVMRRGSIAHAQILSQLDRNADAIAMLDRSFGADADAGIDALKARLGAGEKLTYDVARNATEGMAEIFFTLAGALSGEGDDGSTLLYARTTIHLRPDHTEALLLTAQILDNEGQHQLASETYARIPTSDPMFFVAEIGRADALRADGKTEASLEVLQGLARSRADLMQVHLALGDALRREERYADAVAAYDAAIARVEAPERQHWPLYYSRGICHERLSHWAEAEADFRKALALNPDEPQVLNYLGYSFVDRGQNLEEALSMIERAVAARPESGYIIDSLAWAYFRLGRYQDAVEPMEKASLLEPVDPIVTDHLGDVYWAVGRKLEARFQWRRALSFDPEEKEAERIRRKLAVGLDALLAEEGAKPLSVAESAND
- a CDS encoding DUF2007 domain-containing protein, with the translated sequence MKELLRTTDPTIIAFATALLQGEDIDAFPVDVHMSVLEGSIGILPRRLFVSLDDWDRACRVMADNGIETTP
- a CDS encoding acetyl-CoA C-acetyltransferase; this encodes MTNVVIVSAARTAVGSFNGAFANTPAHELGAAVIEAVIARAGIDKAEVSETILGQVLTAGQGQNPARQAHIRAGLPKESAAWSINQVCGSGLRSVALAAQHVQLGDASIVIAGGQENMSLAPHVAHLRAGQKMGDLSFIDSMIKDGLWDAFNGYHMGQTAENVAAQWQISRDMQDEFAVASQNKAEAAQKAGKFADEIVPFVIKTRKGDVTVDADEYIRHGATLDAMAKLRPAFTKDGTVTAANASGINDGAAMVLVMSAEEAEKRGLTPLARIASYATAGLDPSIMGVGPIHASRKALEKAGWKVGDLDLVEANEAFAAQACAVNKDMGWDPSIVNVNGGAIAIGHPIGASGARILNTLLFEMKRRDARRGLATLCIGGGMGVAMCLERP
- a CDS encoding YdcH family protein, which codes for MTVASHLQELRRKHETLSESVEKAQRNPAVDALKISEMKKQKLRLKEEINRLSQA
- a CDS encoding tRNA1(Val) (adenine(37)-N6)-methyltransferase is translated as MFAPDELTDDGFLGGRLRVLQPRRGYRAATDPVLLAAAVPAEPGQSVLELGCGVGVASLCLAARVPELRLAGLELQPAYAALARENAARNGVALEVVEGDLARMPAPLRASFDHVIANPPYYPAGGGTGAADPGRERAMREATPLGLWIGAGIRRLAPRGILSLIFGADRLPDALAALDARMGSTVVLPLQARAGREAKRVILQSRKGGKGTFRLLPPFVLHEGDRHDGDRESFTPPAAQILRGGGVFPFRLI
- the phbB gene encoding acetoacetyl-CoA reductase, which encodes MSKVALVTGGSRGIGAAISIALKNAGYTVAANYAGNDEAAQKFTAETGIKTYKWSVADYDACAAGIAQVEAELGPVAVLVNNAGITRDAMFHKMTVAQWKEVMDTNLSGLFNMTHPLWSGMRDRKFGRIINISSINGQKGQAGQANYSAAKAGDLGFTKALAQEGARAGITVNAICPGYIGTEMVRAIDEKVLNERIIPQIPVGRLGEPEEIARCVVFLASDDAGFITGSTITANGGQYFV